The Deinococcus reticulitermitis genome has a segment encoding these proteins:
- the panB gene encoding 3-methyl-2-oxobutanoate hydroxymethyltransferase, translating into MSSLTSKRSIPELQHAPAPLVMVTAYDFPGGRHAEAAGVDLILVGDSLGNVVLGYDSTAPVTLGDMIHHARAVRRGAPNTFMVVDMPFGTYHTGVTDAMRNAVRIIQETGADAVKMEGATTEILQVVDNLTRNGIPVMGHVGLMPQTATAQGGLKVQGKDDESARLTLSGALALEQAGAFSVVLEAIPSRLAKLITGRLGVPTIGIGAGVGCDGQVLVAHDLLGIYEDEEKKIAKRYAELGRAAREAIAAYAAEVRAREFPAKENSFVMKDEVLGKLY; encoded by the coding sequence ATGTCGTCCCTGACCAGCAAGCGCAGCATTCCCGAGTTGCAGCACGCGCCCGCGCCGCTCGTGATGGTCACCGCCTACGACTTCCCCGGCGGCCGGCACGCCGAGGCCGCCGGGGTGGATCTGATCCTGGTGGGCGACAGCCTGGGCAACGTGGTGCTCGGCTACGACTCGACGGCGCCGGTCACGCTCGGCGACATGATCCATCACGCCCGCGCGGTGCGGCGGGGAGCACCGAACACCTTCATGGTGGTGGACATGCCGTTCGGGACCTACCACACCGGGGTCACCGACGCGATGCGAAATGCCGTGCGGATCATCCAGGAAACGGGCGCCGACGCCGTGAAGATGGAAGGCGCCACCACCGAGATCTTGCAGGTCGTGGATAACCTGACCCGCAACGGCATTCCGGTGATGGGCCACGTCGGGCTGATGCCGCAGACCGCCACCGCGCAGGGCGGCCTCAAGGTGCAGGGCAAAGACGACGAGAGCGCCCGCCTTACCCTGAGCGGTGCCCTCGCGCTCGAGCAGGCCGGGGCCTTCAGCGTGGTGCTCGAAGCGATTCCGTCGAGGCTCGCCAAACTCATCACTGGGCGCCTGGGTGTCCCCACCATCGGCATCGGCGCGGGCGTGGGGTGTGATGGACAGGTGCTTGTCGCCCACGACCTGCTCGGCATCTACGAGGACGAGGAAAAAAAGATCGCCAAACGCTACGCCGAACTCGGACGCGCCGCCCGCGAGGCCATCGCCGCCTACGCCGCCGAGGTGCGCGCCCGTGAGTTCCCGGCCAAGGAAAACAGCTTCGTGATGAAAGACGAGGTGCTTGGCAAGCTGTACTGA
- a CDS encoding LacI family DNA-binding transcriptional regulator produces MTPAKPPQADAPRGRATLRDVARTVGVSVATVSNAYNRPDQLSAELRGRVLAAARALNYPGPDPLARSLRRGRSRVIGVVYDAPLEYAFADPAASLFLGSVARALQAEDLKLLLLSAPASSEPVRTASVDGLIVYSAPESGALMGAVYERRLPTVLVDQGRGRPPAALRGLVTRVGIADEAGARAAAAHLAGLGHHAIGVLALEAGPGGVSGPMSAERWAQAEASRVTGDRLRGYRAGAPDVALICYECPQNLPSEGEAQARALLGAHPEVTALLCMSDVLAQGAYQAAQALGRRVPHDLSLVGYDDVPASAALGLTTVWQPTADKGRVVGETLLRLLAGRSVPPTTTLPTRLAVRASTGPAPQAASLTAAPPAVPR; encoded by the coding sequence CCCCGGGGGCGGGCCACCCTGCGCGACGTAGCGCGCACCGTGGGCGTGTCGGTGGCGACGGTGAGCAACGCCTACAACCGCCCCGATCAGCTCTCGGCCGAGCTGCGCGGGCGTGTGCTTGCGGCGGCGCGCGCCCTGAACTACCCCGGCCCCGACCCGCTCGCGCGCAGCCTGCGCCGGGGCCGGAGTCGGGTGATCGGCGTGGTGTACGACGCGCCGCTCGAATACGCCTTCGCGGATCCCGCCGCCTCGCTGTTTCTGGGCAGCGTCGCGCGCGCTCTGCAAGCCGAGGACCTCAAGCTGCTGCTGCTCTCGGCCCCGGCCAGCTCCGAGCCGGTCCGCACCGCGAGCGTGGACGGCCTGATCGTCTACTCGGCCCCCGAGAGCGGAGCGCTGATGGGCGCCGTTTACGAGCGGCGCCTGCCCACCGTGCTTGTCGATCAGGGCCGGGGCCGGCCTCCCGCCGCGCTGCGCGGCCTCGTCACCCGGGTCGGCATCGCCGACGAGGCCGGGGCGCGCGCCGCCGCCGCCCACCTCGCCGGGCTCGGGCACCACGCCATCGGTGTGCTCGCGCTGGAGGCCGGCCCCGGCGGGGTCTCCGGCCCCATGAGCGCGGAACGATGGGCCCAGGCCGAGGCAAGCCGCGTGACCGGCGACCGGCTGCGCGGTTACCGCGCGGGGGCGCCGGACGTGGCCCTGATCTGCTACGAGTGCCCGCAGAACCTGCCCTCCGAGGGCGAGGCGCAGGCCCGTGCCCTGCTCGGCGCGCATCCCGAGGTCACGGCGCTGCTGTGCATGAGCGACGTGCTCGCGCAGGGGGCCTACCAGGCCGCGCAGGCCCTCGGGCGCCGGGTGCCCCACGATCTGAGCCTGGTGGGGTACGACGACGTCCCTGCGAGCGCCGCCCTTGGCCTGACGACCGTCTGGCAGCCGACCGCCGACAAGGGCCGCGTGGTGGGGGAGACCCTGCTGCGGCTCCTCGCGGGCCGGTCCGTGCCGCCCACGACGACGCTGCCCACCCGCCTCGCCGTGCGCGCCAGCACCGGCCCCGCGCCGCAGGCCGCCTCTCTCACGGCAGCCCCACCAGCCGTCCCTCGCTGA
- a CDS encoding CHAD domain-containing protein, with protein sequence MATRTSPEKKLQKLWPKLTAGDPKAVHEARKLTRRASAELAASGAPKSARRAWRDLRRAAAALRDHDVAGDHIAAALEEAGRPPGEVAGFRADWAARRAELLAQTEWPPPPQGALRPDDFGQRVRKALRREARDLLDEAPRVLRARRAETWHDWRKRLKHYRYILELQDKAPAVLTDTLDALGRMQDAEVVRTLLTEQGLVPGQREELQKREKDARLASQARVRELWPELKQHLKAQRKAGVK encoded by the coding sequence ATGGCAACCCGTACTTCTCCAGAGAAAAAACTCCAGAAGCTCTGGCCCAAGTTGACCGCCGGAGATCCCAAGGCGGTCCATGAGGCGCGCAAGCTGACCCGGCGCGCAAGTGCCGAACTCGCGGCGAGTGGAGCCCCCAAGTCGGCCCGCCGGGCGTGGCGCGACCTCAGAAGGGCAGCGGCGGCCCTGCGCGATCATGACGTGGCCGGTGACCACATCGCCGCCGCGCTGGAAGAAGCCGGGCGCCCGCCGGGCGAGGTGGCCGGCTTCCGCGCCGACTGGGCCGCCCGGCGCGCCGAACTGCTCGCGCAGACCGAGTGGCCGCCGCCGCCGCAGGGGGCACTGCGCCCCGACGACTTCGGCCAGCGGGTCCGCAAGGCGCTGCGGCGCGAGGCGCGCGACCTCCTCGACGAGGCCCCGCGGGTGCTGCGTGCCCGTCGCGCCGAGACCTGGCACGACTGGCGCAAGCGGCTCAAGCACTACCGCTACATCCTCGAACTTCAGGACAAGGCGCCGGCGGTGCTCACCGACACCCTCGACGCCCTCGGACGGATGCAGGACGCCGAGGTGGTCCGCACGCTGCTCACCGAACAGGGTCTCGTCCCCGGTCAGCGCGAGGAGCTGCAAAAACGAGAGAAAGATGCCCGCCTCGCTTCGCAGGCGCGGGTGCGCGAGCTGTGGCCGGAGCTCAAGCAGCACCTCAAGGCCCAGCGCAAGGCTGGGGTGAAATAG